In Mytilus edulis chromosome 7, xbMytEdul2.2, whole genome shotgun sequence, a single genomic region encodes these proteins:
- the LOC139483360 gene encoding uncharacterized protein, translated as MRIPSKMQDSGVQIVKKSDYLEDTINGALHNSKQNIKGIKAFAEAFDKQEENIKKCIKEVREKLNKRLDDIEQKLTKDFSTKSECCKTAYEETIKQLILADDKLEKLKKEVENLKKIASDEQIFLGTRDIGNVVEKEIKTIKTICDVGKSYEIDLALDDKISSFLNNVRQLGSISIQEDSANLQFEEPKLNQAQTQISLPLVNVVQEFQLKHKFRLEKANFKMTVTGCIMLQNGNMLIADHWDKNIVLIPYECGKNYKYIQVRGYPYDLTMIDPDHIAITYGGSGTYTLDIIKLSTGVVEQEIPTKQFAKLFFVTLGCFGISYWDYKLYVMVERVGIVVLDTSGLALKTLPIDTENGRKLVVFKDRIYYTNRKKNIIHCLDLAGQEMWVYQDKSIVEPCGLAVASNLDVFVSCSKSSNVILITCDGNDSTVLFRKGDNLVKPKAIHFNRERRELLICNESNQHAAVYKVI; from the exons ATGCGGATACCATCAAAGATGCAAGACAGTGGTGTACAAATTGTGAAGAAGTCTGACT ACTTAGAAGATACGATAAATGGAGCGCTACATAAtagtaaacaaaatatcaaaggTATTAAGGCATTTGCTGAAGCATTCGATAAACAAGAGGAAAATATTAAGAAATGCATTAAGGAAGTGCGTGAAAAACTGAATAAACGTTTAGATGACATAGAGCAGAAATTGACAAAAGACTTTTCAACAAAATCTGAATGTTGTAAAACTGCATACGAAGAGACAATAAAGCAACTAATCTTAGCAGACGATAAGTTAGAAAAGTTAAAGAAGGAAGTCGAAAACCTGAAGAAAATTGCATCAGATGAACAAATATTTCTAGGAACGCGTGATATTGGTAATGTGGTTGAAAAAGAGATTAAGACCATAAAAACCATATGTGATGTTGgaaaatcatatgaaatagaccTTGCACTAGATGATAAAATTTCGTCATTTTTAAACAATGTTCGTCAGCTTGGAAGCATATCAATTCAAGAAGACAGTGCCAATTTGCAATTTGAGGAACCCAAATTAAATCAAGCCCAAACCCAAATCTCTCTACCACTAGTAAATGTCGTACAGGAATTCCAATTGAAACACAAGTTTAGATTAGAAAAAGCTAACTTTAAGATGACCGTGACCGGTTGTATCATGTTACAAAACGGAAATATGCTTATTGCTGATCATTGGGATAAAAACATAGTATTGATACCTTATGAATGTGGTAAAAATTACAAATACATTCAAGTTCGTGGATATCCTTATGATTTAACAATGATAGATCCCGATCATATTGCTATAACATATGGAGGTTCTGGAACTTACACACTGGATATAATAAAGCTTAGTACCGGTGTGGTCGAACAGGAGATTCCAACTAAACAATTTGCCAAGTTATTTTTCGTAACATTAGGGTGTTTTGGAATATCTTACTGGGATTATAAATTGTATGTGATGGTTGAAAGGGTTGGAATAGTCGTCCTCGATACATCAGGCTTAGCCTTAAAAACATTGCCGATAGATACTGAAAACGGTCGGAAACTTGTCGTCTTTAAAGACAGGATATACTATACTAACAGAAAAAAGAACATTATTCACTGTCTGGATTTAGCAGGTCAGGAAATGTGGGTCTATCAAGATAAATCTATCGTTGAACCTTGTGGCTTAGCTGTAGCTAGCAACCTTGACGTGTTTGTATCATGTAGCAAATCTAGCAATGTTATACTTATAACATGCGACGGAAACGATAGCACTGTCTTATTTAGAAAAGGAGACAATCTAGTTAAACCTAAAGCTATACATTTCAATAGAGAAAGGAGAGAATTGTTAATATGCAATGAAAGCAACCAGCATGCTGCAGTTTACAAAGTAATATAG
- the LOC139483362 gene encoding uncharacterized protein yields the protein MSAIIQYSEGYSSCQEIYQANNRYQSGEYTVYHNDKSIRVYCSFEESWGYTYISKASYGTAVNMSKLYSTRTFAKTRIRLSSGTQKEVTVENLLSYQSSTTLYFGYNSYSNYQGPELTNVNIMSPYIFLGFLPMSLATNYNTQGYRTAGQDYTFKNCDTIPSSYITFYYNPNNAYPDIVGISNSFMTGWIDRSSPLASNRNMDAEFYFDWEMHMGGCGGYMTSHSVSNTRAALGLPFDIIC from the exons ATGTCAGCTATTATACAGTATTCAGAAGGATATA GTTCATGTCAGGAGATATACCAGGCAAACAACCGATATCAGAGTGGAGAATATACAGTTTATCATAATGATAAATCAATCAGAGTATACTGTTCTTTTGAAGAAAGTTGGGggtatacatatatttcaaagGCATCATATGGGACAGCAGTTAACATGTCAAAGTTGTACTCGACCAGAACATTTGCTAAAACTCGTATCCGATTGAGTAGCGGTACACAGAAAGAAGTtactgtagaaaacttattatcATATCAAAGTTCGACAACTCTTTACTTCGGTTATAACAGTTATTCGAACTACCAAGGACCAGAACTTACCAATGTTAACATAATGTCACCATACATCTTTCTTGGATTTTTACCGATGAGTTTAGCCACAAACTACAATACACAAGGATACCGTACTGCCGGACAAGACTACACGTTTAAAAATTGTGACACTATTCCAAGCAGCTACATAACGTTCTATTATAACCCGAATAATGCATACCCTG ACATCGTGGGTATTTCCAACTCTTTCATGACTGGGTGGATTGATCGTTCGTCCCCGTTAGCTTCAAATAGAAACATGGATGcagaattttattttgattggGAGATGCACATGGGAGGTTGTGGTGGCTACATGACATCACATTCAGTATCAAATACAAGGGCAGCTTTGGGTTTACCTTTTG ATATAATATGTTAG